GGAGTCGGGCCACGTGCAGCAGGTCCACGAAATCCGCTTGGACTGCGACAACGACGTGGTGCTGCTGAAAGTGACGCAGCTCGGCCACGAGCCCGGCATCGCCTGCCACACGGGGCGCCACAGCTGTTTCTTCAGCGTGCTCAAGGACGGGGCGTGGCAGCCCGTCGACCCGGTCTTGAAAGACCCCGAATCCATTTACAAGTAAGACCATGCCAAGCAACGATTCCCTGGCGCGCCTGGCCGCCGTGATCGAGAGCCGCAAGCCCGCCAACGGCGGCGACCCGCAGGCGAGCTACGTTGCGCGCCTGCTGCACAAGGGCCCCGACGCCTTCCTGAAGAAGATCGGTGAGGAGGCCACCGAGGTAGTGATGGCAGCCAAGGACGTGGACCATGGCGCCCCAGCGGCCAAGCTCGTCTACGAGGTGGCCGACCTGTGGTTCCATTCTATGGTCGCGCTGGCCCACTACGGCCTGGCGCCGGCCGACGTGATCGCTGAGCTCGAGCGCCGCGAGGGCACCAGCGGCATCGAGGAAAAGGCGCTGCGCAAGGCCACAGGCCGCGCCAGCGAGGAAGGAGGCGGGCAGTGAGCAACGACATCATTGACGTGGAGCCCGACGAGCGCGCCGAAAGCCTCAAGGCCATTGGCTGGGTCAGCTACATCCTGCACCTGATCGTGGCCGTGGGCGCCGTGATGCCGGGCGCGCAGCCGGGCGTGGCGCTGCTCATCGTGGCGCTGGTCA
This region of Alicycliphilus denitrificans K601 genomic DNA includes:
- a CDS encoding phosphoribosyl-ATP diphosphatase, with the protein product MPSNDSLARLAAVIESRKPANGGDPQASYVARLLHKGPDAFLKKIGEEATEVVMAAKDVDHGAPAAKLVYEVADLWFHSMVALAHYGLAPADVIAELERREGTSGIEEKALRKATGRASEEGGGQ
- the hisI gene encoding phosphoribosyl-AMP cyclohydrolase — its product is MNWLDQVKWDAQGLVPVIAQEAATGDVLMFAWMDREALQKTAELGRAVYYSRSRARLWFKGEESGHVQQVHEIRLDCDNDVVLLKVTQLGHEPGIACHTGRHSCFFSVLKDGAWQPVDPVLKDPESIYK